One genomic region from Terriglobia bacterium encodes:
- a CDS encoding STAS domain-containing protein, protein MTMKASTRQVDGVTIIDLSGRITLGEGSVVLRDTIRNSVGQGIKKIVLNLGDVTYIDSSGIGELVSAFTSVRNQGGELKLLNLTKKVHDLLQITKLYTVFDVKDDEASAIKAFK, encoded by the coding sequence GTGACGATGAAAGCAAGCACCCGGCAGGTGGATGGCGTCACCATCATTGATTTGAGTGGGCGCATCACTCTCGGCGAAGGCAGCGTGGTTCTTCGCGATACCATCCGCAACTCGGTCGGACAGGGGATCAAGAAGATCGTCCTTAACCTAGGTGATGTGACCTATATCGACAGCTCGGGAATCGGCGAGCTGGTCAGCGCCTTCACCAGCGTTCGCAACCAGGGCGGCGAACTGAAGCTGCTGAACCTGACGAAGAAGGTTCATGACCTGCTCCAGATCACGAAGCTCTATACGGTCTTCGACGTGAAGGACGACGAGGCGAGCGCCATCAAGGCATTCAAGTAA
- a CDS encoding ATP-binding protein, with product MNATRVSYTLDSSLESVNKAEETATEFATKTGFDPEEVQRISMAVREATVNAVLHGNSYDPRKKVHIAFEAAGDALTVTVRDEGKGLDQEEIPDPLAPENLLKQSGRGIFLIRAFMDEVRFRNMEPGTEVTLIKRLSGDSRDGKEASQ from the coding sequence ATGAACGCGACCAGGGTCTCATACACGCTGGACTCCTCGTTGGAGAGCGTGAACAAGGCGGAAGAGACTGCCACAGAGTTCGCCACCAAGACCGGATTCGATCCGGAGGAGGTGCAGCGGATCTCGATGGCGGTTCGTGAAGCCACGGTGAATGCCGTCCTGCATGGTAATTCATATGACCCTCGCAAGAAGGTGCATATCGCGTTTGAGGCCGCAGGCGATGCCCTGACGGTTACGGTTCGGGACGAGGGCAAGGGACTGGATCAGGAAGAAATTCCCGATCCTCTCGCCCCTGAGAATCTTTTGAAGCAGTCAGGACGTGGCATTTTCCTTATTCGGGCTTTCATGGATGAAGTCCGCTTCCGTAACATGGAACCCGGCACAGAAGTTACTTTGATCAAGAGGCTGTCCGGTGACTCCCGCGACGGCAAGGAGGCTTCCCAGTGA
- a CDS encoding serine hydrolase domain-containing protein, which translates to MRVLRSLPGAAFSVLFTAVLAFPQTAQLPQTETGKLASEWLTLCNAPNHDALAKWNAANREEAFLKEHSADEVADTQLQECTQQGGFDVVKVNESAPDHLQLTAKGKKSGIFLGLEFRVSNGKLGGIGFRPAEIPDSALPNDVSDAVVKKEVESTVARLSGSGLFSGIVMVARGTQPIAIATGGFANRENKTPITADTQFTLGSMGKMFTAAAVGQLVDQGKLSYNDVVGKFFPRYGNQTIREKVTVGMLLSHTGGLGDFLDKRTPEMMKDGVKRASEFVPLFENVPPKFEPGSSWSYSNAGLTLAGAIVEKVSGEAYPDYLRKHIFEPAGMKNSDPNNIPHHDARMVTPYTQMSENGPSAAWHAAKPDIGSPAGGALSTANDLIRFAAALRNGKLVSKATFERMAQPHGKTPWGGEYGYAMQIEHVQGETVVGHGGGYPGVNTELYIVLNSPYTIVALANQDPPAADFAGQMVQALVAKKAKEGK; encoded by the coding sequence ATGAGAGTCCTTCGTTCCTTGCCAGGAGCTGCATTTTCCGTCCTGTTCACTGCCGTTCTTGCCTTTCCCCAAACCGCGCAATTGCCCCAAACAGAGACCGGAAAGCTGGCCTCTGAATGGCTCACCCTGTGCAACGCGCCAAATCATGACGCCCTTGCCAAGTGGAATGCCGCGAACCGTGAAGAAGCGTTTCTGAAGGAGCACAGTGCCGACGAGGTAGCTGACACCCAGTTACAGGAATGCACGCAGCAAGGTGGCTTCGATGTTGTGAAGGTCAACGAGTCGGCTCCGGATCACCTCCAGCTAACGGCGAAGGGCAAGAAGAGCGGCATCTTTCTCGGACTCGAATTCAGGGTAAGCAACGGCAAACTCGGCGGCATAGGTTTCCGCCCCGCCGAAATTCCTGACTCCGCACTGCCCAACGACGTCAGTGACGCTGTCGTAAAGAAAGAAGTGGAGTCGACCGTAGCGCGCCTCTCCGGCTCCGGCCTCTTCTCCGGCATCGTAATGGTCGCGCGCGGAACGCAGCCCATCGCCATCGCGACTGGTGGATTTGCCAATCGCGAGAACAAAACGCCGATCACAGCCGATACCCAGTTCACGCTCGGCTCCATGGGCAAGATGTTCACCGCCGCCGCCGTCGGCCAGCTGGTAGATCAAGGCAAGCTCTCCTACAACGACGTTGTCGGCAAGTTCTTCCCCCGGTACGGCAATCAAACCATTCGCGAAAAAGTCACGGTCGGAATGTTGCTATCGCACACCGGCGGTCTTGGAGATTTCCTCGACAAGCGTACGCCAGAGATGATGAAGGATGGCGTAAAGCGCGCATCGGAATTCGTGCCGCTCTTCGAAAACGTCCCGCCGAAATTCGAACCCGGAAGCAGTTGGTCTTACAGCAACGCCGGCTTGACGCTCGCCGGCGCCATTGTGGAGAAGGTCTCCGGTGAAGCCTATCCCGACTACCTCCGCAAGCATATCTTCGAACCCGCCGGAATGAAGAACAGCGATCCCAATAACATTCCGCATCACGACGCGCGCATGGTGACGCCTTACACGCAGATGAGCGAGAACGGGCCTTCGGCCGCATGGCATGCCGCCAAGCCCGATATCGGCAGCCCCGCCGGCGGCGCCCTCTCCACCGCCAACGACCTCATCCGCTTCGCCGCCGCCCTGCGCAATGGAAAGCTGGTCAGCAAGGCTACGTTCGAGAGAATGGCCCAGCCGCACGGCAAAACGCCCTGGGGTGGCGAATACGGCTACGCCATGCAAATCGAGCATGTTCAAGGTGAGACCGTGGTCGGTCACGGCGGCGGATATCCCGGCGTGAATACGGAGTTGTACATCGTGCTCAACTCGCCATACACCATTGTGGCGCTTGCCAACCAGGATCCGCCCGCGGCCGACTTCGCCGGCCAGATGGTTCAGGCGCTGGTCGCTAAGAAAGCAAAGGAAGGGAAGTGA